One window from the genome of Pantoea vagans encodes:
- the malF gene encoding maltose ABC transporter permease MalF encodes MSGKPKTRSLLLKSVLIGLCCLLVGYLLVLMYAQGEYLFALLTLILSATGLWIFANRRAYAWRYVYPGVAGMALFVLFPLACTIAIAFTNYSSSNQLTFERAQQVLLGRTFQSGEAVNFSLFPAGDRWQLVLNDGKDNFVSPPFAFGADQTLKMTPATPPAGERATFRAITTHRQALSQLRAELPDGRQLRMSSLRQFSGTQPLYRAGAQDELINQQNGTRYRANPQTGFYQAVNADNNWGNETLSPGFTVNTGWKNFVRVFTDEGIQKPFLAIFGWTLLFSLITVVLTVAVGMVLACLVQWEALRGKAVYRVMLILPYAVPAFISILIFKGLFNQSFGEINVMLSALFGVKPAWFSDPTLARTMLIIVNTWLGYPYMMILCMGLLKAIPDDLYEASAMDGAGPLQNFFLITLPLLLKPLMPLMIASFAFNFNNFVLVQLLTNGGPDRLGTTTPAGYTDLLVNYTWRIAFEGGGGQDFGLAAAIATLIFLLVGALAVINLKASRMKFD; translated from the coding sequence ATGTCAGGAAAACCGAAAACGCGCAGTCTGCTGCTGAAAAGCGTTCTCATCGGGCTCTGCTGTCTGCTGGTCGGCTATCTGCTGGTGCTGATGTACGCGCAGGGCGAATATCTGTTTGCGCTGCTGACGCTGATCCTCAGCGCGACCGGACTGTGGATTTTTGCCAACCGTCGCGCCTATGCGTGGCGCTATGTCTATCCCGGCGTCGCCGGCATGGCGCTGTTTGTGCTGTTCCCCCTCGCCTGCACTATCGCCATCGCCTTTACCAACTACAGCAGCAGTAACCAGCTTACCTTTGAGCGGGCGCAGCAGGTGCTGCTGGGCCGCACCTTCCAGTCGGGTGAGGCGGTGAATTTTTCACTCTTCCCGGCGGGCGATCGCTGGCAGCTGGTGCTGAACGATGGCAAAGACAATTTTGTCTCTCCGCCATTTGCATTTGGCGCAGATCAGACGCTGAAAATGACGCCTGCCACGCCACCTGCAGGCGAACGGGCGACGTTCAGAGCGATCACCACCCACCGTCAGGCGCTGAGCCAGCTCCGCGCCGAGCTGCCGGATGGCCGTCAGCTGCGGATGAGTTCGCTGCGCCAGTTCTCCGGCACCCAGCCGCTCTATCGGGCTGGCGCGCAGGATGAGCTGATTAACCAGCAGAACGGCACGCGTTACCGCGCCAATCCGCAGACCGGTTTTTATCAGGCCGTGAACGCCGACAATAACTGGGGCAACGAAACGCTGAGTCCCGGCTTTACCGTGAATACCGGCTGGAAAAACTTCGTGCGGGTCTTTACCGATGAAGGGATTCAGAAGCCGTTCCTGGCGATATTTGGCTGGACGCTGCTCTTCTCGCTGATCACGGTCGTGCTGACCGTGGCTGTGGGCATGGTGCTGGCCTGTCTGGTGCAGTGGGAAGCGCTGCGCGGCAAAGCGGTCTATCGGGTGATGCTGATTCTGCCCTATGCCGTGCCGGCCTTTATCTCGATCCTGATTTTCAAGGGGCTGTTTAACCAGAGCTTTGGTGAGATTAACGTGATGCTGAGCGCGCTGTTTGGCGTGAAGCCTGCCTGGTTCAGCGATCCGACGCTGGCGCGCACCATGCTGATTATCGTCAACACCTGGCTCGGCTATCCCTACATGATGATCCTCTGCATGGGACTGCTGAAAGCCATTCCCGACGACCTTTATGAAGCCTCGGCGATGGACGGTGCCGGACCGCTACAGAACTTCTTCCTGATTACGCTGCCGCTGCTGCTGAAGCCGCTGATGCCGCTGATGATTGCCAGCTTTGCCTTTAACTTTAATAACTTTGTGCTGGTGCAGCTGCTGACCAATGGCGGGCCGGATCGCCTGGGCACTACCACGCCAGCCGGATATACCGACCTGCTGGTGAACTACACCTGGCGTATCGCCTTTGAAGGCGGCGGCGGGCAGGACTTTGGTCTGGCGGCCGCCATTGCCACGCTGATCTTCCTGCTGGTGGGTGCGCTGGCGGTGATTAACCTGAAAGCCTCGCGGATGAAATTCGATTAA
- the malM gene encoding maltose operon protein MalM: MKMKKLAALCLSAALLTGHALPALADVNLVPQDLSAAPVVAPETLQRLSWQPLAASQTQTTKLANSGQTLNAPHIAGPVAAYSLPATIGELTLTLSSLVENGQVFAPNVLVLDENLRPAAWFPSRYFTYQKPGVMTADRLEGVMKLTPALGQQKVYLLVFTTDSDLTQTTTLLDPAKAYAQGTGHAVPDIPDPVASHSREGTIKLKMQTSSGSSILVGPLFGSSGPGPVTVGNSAPVATAYSAAPAPAAAPAPKARAEPIMSDTEHYFNQKITQAVNSGNIDKALKLLDEAERLGSTSARQTFINSVKGKG; this comes from the coding sequence ATGAAAATGAAAAAACTGGCTGCACTCTGCCTGAGTGCGGCGCTGCTGACAGGGCACGCTCTGCCTGCCCTGGCCGATGTTAATCTGGTGCCGCAGGATCTCTCCGCTGCACCCGTCGTGGCTCCTGAAACGTTACAACGCCTGAGCTGGCAGCCGCTGGCGGCCTCTCAGACCCAGACCACTAAACTGGCTAATAGCGGCCAGACGCTGAACGCGCCACACATTGCCGGGCCGGTCGCGGCCTACAGTCTGCCCGCTACGATTGGTGAACTGACGCTGACGCTGAGCAGCCTTGTAGAGAACGGTCAGGTTTTTGCGCCAAACGTGCTGGTGCTGGATGAAAATCTGCGTCCGGCGGCCTGGTTTCCCAGCCGCTACTTTACCTACCAGAAGCCGGGTGTGATGACGGCGGACCGGCTGGAAGGCGTGATGAAACTCACGCCAGCGCTGGGTCAGCAGAAGGTCTACCTGCTGGTGTTCACCACCGACAGCGACCTGACGCAGACCACCACGCTGCTCGATCCGGCCAAAGCCTATGCCCAGGGCACCGGTCATGCCGTACCGGATATCCCCGATCCTGTTGCCAGCCACAGCCGCGAAGGCACGATTAAGCTGAAAATGCAGACCAGTTCCGGCTCCTCGATTCTTGTCGGTCCGCTGTTTGGCTCATCCGGGCCAGGCCCGGTCACAGTAGGTAACAGTGCACCGGTAGCAACGGCCTACAGCGCAGCGCCTGCTCCGGCCGCTGCGCCCGCGCCAAAAGCCCGTGCTGAACCCATCATGAGCGACACCGAGCATTACTTTAATCAGAAGATCACCCAGGCAGTGAACAGCGGCAACATCGACAAGGCGCTGAAACTGCTGGATGAAGCCGAGCGGCTGGGTTCCACCTCTGCGAGGCAAACCTTTATCAATAGTGTTAAAGGCAAGGGGTGA
- a CDS encoding TetR/AcrR family transcriptional regulator yields the protein MTVEKTPRKRLSREARRRQLSDVAWQIMQTEGSEALTLARVGDAAGVSKPVVYDHFTTRHGLLAALYDDFDRRQSERMNAAMDAAPVRLQQKADVLAACYVDCVMTEGREIPELLSALSTSPELAAVKRHYQLDFIARCQRWLAPFAGSSGIAEAGMWGLLGGADAIAGAVARGDISKPEGQQAIAAMVMALVAGSLASEAD from the coding sequence ATGACCGTAGAAAAAACACCCCGCAAGCGTCTGTCACGTGAGGCCCGACGCAGGCAGTTGTCAGACGTCGCGTGGCAGATAATGCAGACGGAAGGCAGCGAGGCGCTGACGCTGGCGCGGGTCGGCGACGCGGCAGGCGTCAGTAAACCGGTGGTGTATGACCATTTCACCACCCGTCATGGGCTGCTGGCCGCACTGTATGACGATTTTGATCGCCGTCAGAGCGAGCGGATGAATGCGGCGATGGATGCCGCGCCAGTCAGGCTGCAACAAAAAGCGGACGTGCTCGCGGCCTGTTATGTCGATTGTGTGATGACGGAGGGGCGCGAAATCCCCGAACTGCTCTCCGCACTCAGTACTTCACCGGAACTGGCCGCCGTCAAACGCCACTATCAGCTCGACTTTATTGCCCGCTGTCAGCGCTGGCTTGCGCCTTTTGCTGGCAGCAGCGGTATTGCGGAAGCCGGCATGTGGGGTCTGCTGGGGGGCGCGGATGCCATCGCAGGCGCGGTGGCACGCGGCGATATCAGTAAACCGGAAGGTCAGCAGGCGATAGCGGCTATGGTGATGGCGCTGGTGGCGGGCAGTCTGGCATCAGAAGCGGATTAG
- a CDS encoding iron-containing alcohol dehydrogenase family protein, with amino-acid sequence MFRVMSPKGYLQRPGLRSEVGEIIRPLASHIHILTSPNAWQAVNPALTISLEQAGIHWQLDMLTGECTDAAIAALQQQVQTHGATLILAVGGGRVLDCAKAVNDALPDVRLVNFATLAATCAAWSPLAIIYNEQGGHLRSQPLNAMPEWILVDSEVIARSDVRYLRSGIVDALAKWFEFEPYQRQTPHRMALDLKVAAAWQAVTVLRQWGETAVADNLAQQVTPALEKVIEANIVLAGLANSIQDAMATPGFAHVIHDRLTHQPELHHWLHGEKVGFSLLIQSWIEQQGKHVEPELLSLLRRFHSPLTLPAAIDAETVRQIAQQIHFPAASLAHLPFTFDPHQLEQALLATAAFKP; translated from the coding sequence ATGTTTCGTGTAATGTCGCCGAAAGGCTACCTGCAACGGCCAGGACTCCGGTCTGAAGTGGGTGAGATTATCCGGCCACTGGCCTCACATATTCACATCCTCACGTCGCCAAACGCCTGGCAGGCGGTGAATCCGGCACTGACCATCAGCCTGGAACAGGCCGGTATTCACTGGCAGCTCGACATGCTGACCGGTGAATGCACCGATGCGGCGATAGCTGCTCTGCAACAGCAGGTGCAGACGCACGGAGCCACCCTGATTCTGGCCGTCGGGGGCGGGCGGGTGCTGGACTGTGCCAAAGCGGTCAACGATGCCCTGCCGGATGTGCGGCTGGTCAACTTCGCCACGCTGGCCGCCACCTGCGCGGCCTGGTCGCCGCTGGCAATAATCTATAACGAGCAGGGCGGGCATCTTCGCAGTCAGCCACTTAATGCCATGCCGGAATGGATTCTGGTGGACAGCGAAGTGATTGCCCGCAGCGACGTCCGTTACCTGCGGTCTGGTATTGTTGACGCGCTGGCAAAATGGTTTGAGTTTGAACCTTATCAGCGACAGACGCCGCACAGGATGGCGCTGGATCTTAAAGTTGCCGCCGCCTGGCAGGCGGTTACGGTGCTGAGACAGTGGGGTGAAACGGCGGTGGCCGATAACCTTGCGCAACAGGTCACCCCGGCGCTGGAGAAGGTGATTGAAGCCAATATTGTACTCGCAGGGCTGGCGAACAGTATTCAGGACGCAATGGCGACGCCCGGCTTTGCCCATGTTATCCATGATCGTCTGACGCACCAGCCGGAACTGCATCACTGGCTGCACGGCGAAAAGGTCGGTTTCAGTCTGCTGATCCAGTCATGGATTGAACAGCAGGGCAAACATGTCGAGCCGGAACTGCTGTCGCTGCTGCGCCGTTTCCACTCGCCCCTGACGCTGCCCGCGGCTATCGACGCCGAAACCGTGCGGCAAATCGCGCAGCAAATCCACTTCCCCGCCGCCAGCCTGGCGCATCTTCCCTTTACGTTCGACCCTCATCAACTGGAGCAGGCTCTGCTGGCGACGGCCGCATTTAAACCGTAA
- a CDS encoding NAD(P)H-dependent oxidoreductase yields the protein MHALIVTSHPDQDAHSHHVADQLAQGIISTGHHTVEKADLAAEGFDPRFTLDDHRRFNGQASTSPEVLAEQQRLDRADALVLVYPIYWWSFPAQLKGWIDRVFIQDWAFSEQDGRVIKRLGHLPVHLLAIGAADTRTFLRRGYFTSMRNQIENGIFDYCGAPVVTSELLLIGDEGYPESHYQLAQALGQRLFAHQEKHDRRKNTPQASVT from the coding sequence ATGCATGCACTCATAGTGACTTCCCATCCTGACCAGGATGCGCATTCCCACCACGTGGCGGACCAGCTGGCGCAGGGCATAATCTCGACAGGGCACCATACGGTTGAAAAGGCCGATCTGGCGGCAGAAGGGTTTGATCCGCGCTTCACGCTCGATGATCATCGACGTTTCAACGGCCAGGCGTCGACGTCGCCCGAAGTGCTGGCGGAACAGCAGCGACTGGACCGCGCCGATGCGCTGGTACTGGTCTATCCGATTTACTGGTGGTCATTCCCGGCACAGCTCAAAGGCTGGATCGACCGGGTGTTTATCCAGGACTGGGCGTTCAGCGAACAGGATGGTCGGGTAATTAAACGCCTTGGCCATCTGCCTGTGCATCTGCTGGCGATTGGCGCGGCGGACACCCGAACCTTTCTGCGGCGCGGCTATTTCACCAGCATGCGTAATCAGATTGAAAACGGCATCTTTGACTATTGCGGTGCGCCGGTGGTGACCAGTGAGCTGTTACTGATCGGCGATGAAGGTTATCCTGAGTCGCACTATCAGCTGGCGCAGGCTCTGGGCCAGCGTCTGTTCGCCCATCAGGAAAAACATGACCGTAGAAAAAACACCCCGCAAGCGTCTGTCACGTGA
- a CDS encoding maltoporin: protein MLTLRKLPIAVAVAVGTLSAPTMAVDFTGYARSGIGWTGSGGEQQCFQATGAQSKYRLGNECETYAELKLGQEVWKEGDKSFYFDTNVAYSVAQQNDWEATSPAFREANVKGKNLIDALPGSTIWAGKRFYQRHDVHMIDFYYWDISGPGAGLEDVDLGFGKLSFAATRSSEAGGSYTFSSDRIRDIATSTANDVFDVRLAGLETNTDGVLELGVDYGRANARDDYRLEDGASKDGWMFTAEHTQSMLKGYNKFVLQYATDALTSQGKGVPQGTSLNNNGDMYRILDHGAISLAERWDLMYVAMYQNIDLDNNRGTEWYTVGVRPMYKWTPIMSTLLELGYDNVKSQQAGERNGQYKVTLAQQWQAGDSIWSRPALRLFATYAKWDEKWGYNKDNAGDLTTFASADSTGNGILTNSRGNNDEVTFGAQMEIWW from the coding sequence ATGTTAACTCTGCGCAAACTTCCCATTGCCGTTGCCGTCGCGGTGGGAACCCTCTCCGCCCCGACGATGGCGGTTGATTTTACCGGTTACGCCCGTTCCGGCATTGGCTGGACCGGCAGCGGTGGCGAGCAGCAATGTTTCCAGGCGACCGGCGCTCAAAGTAAGTACCGTCTGGGTAACGAATGTGAAACCTACGCCGAACTGAAATTAGGCCAGGAAGTGTGGAAAGAGGGCGATAAAAGCTTCTATTTCGACACCAACGTGGCTTACTCCGTGGCGCAGCAGAATGACTGGGAAGCGACATCACCCGCCTTCCGCGAAGCCAACGTTAAAGGTAAAAACCTGATTGATGCGCTGCCAGGTTCCACCATCTGGGCCGGTAAGCGCTTCTATCAGCGTCACGATGTTCATATGATCGACTTCTACTACTGGGATATCTCCGGTCCGGGCGCGGGTCTGGAAGATGTTGATCTCGGCTTTGGTAAGCTCTCTTTCGCCGCAACCCGTTCGTCTGAAGCTGGCGGCTCTTACACCTTCTCCAGCGATCGTATCCGTGACATCGCCACCAGCACCGCCAACGACGTGTTTGATGTGCGTCTGGCCGGTCTGGAAACTAACACGGATGGCGTGCTGGAACTGGGTGTCGATTACGGTCGTGCCAATGCCCGTGATGACTATCGTCTGGAAGATGGTGCCTCGAAAGATGGCTGGATGTTCACCGCTGAACATACCCAGAGCATGCTGAAGGGCTACAACAAGTTTGTGCTGCAATATGCAACCGACGCGCTGACCTCGCAGGGCAAAGGCGTGCCGCAGGGCACCAGTCTTAATAACAACGGTGACATGTATCGTATTCTCGATCACGGCGCGATCTCGCTGGCGGAACGCTGGGACCTGATGTACGTCGCCATGTATCAGAACATCGATCTGGACAACAACCGCGGCACCGAGTGGTACACCGTCGGTGTGCGCCCGATGTACAAATGGACGCCAATCATGAGTACGTTGCTGGAGCTGGGCTACGACAACGTGAAATCGCAGCAGGCTGGCGAGCGCAATGGACAGTATAAAGTCACGCTGGCGCAGCAGTGGCAGGCGGGTGACAGCATCTGGTCCCGACCGGCGCTGCGTCTGTTCGCAACCTACGCCAAATGGGATGAGAAGTGGGGCTACAACAAAGACAACGCTGGCGATCTCACTACCTTCGCCTCTGCTGACTCCACCGGCAACGGCATCCTGACTAACAGCCGTGGCAACAACGACGAAGTCACCTTCGGCGCGCAGATGGAAATCTGGTGGTAA
- the malG gene encoding maltose ABC transporter permease MalG, whose protein sequence is MAMVQPKSQRLRLLTTHLLLLLFIAAILFPLLMVIAISLRAGNFATGSLIPEQISWEHWRLALGFSVEHADGRVTPPPFPVLLWLWNSIKIAAISALGIVALSTTCAYAFARMRFTGRASLLKGMLIFQMFPAVLSLVALYALFDRLGQYLPFIGLNTHGGVIFAYLGGIALHVWTIKGYFETIDGSLEEAAALDGATPWQAFRLVLLPLSVPILAVVFILAFIAAVTEVPVASLLLRDVNSYTLAVGMQQYLNPQNYLWGDFAAAAVLSAIPITLVFLLAQRWLVSGLTAGGVKG, encoded by the coding sequence ATGGCTATGGTACAACCCAAATCGCAACGGCTGCGTCTGCTGACCACGCATCTGCTGCTGCTGTTATTTATCGCGGCGATTCTGTTTCCGCTGCTGATGGTGATCGCGATTTCACTGCGAGCCGGTAACTTTGCCACCGGCAGCCTGATCCCGGAGCAGATTTCCTGGGAGCACTGGCGGCTGGCGCTGGGCTTTAGCGTTGAACATGCCGACGGACGCGTGACGCCGCCGCCCTTCCCGGTGCTGCTGTGGTTATGGAACTCGATCAAGATTGCGGCAATCAGCGCGCTGGGCATCGTAGCGCTCTCCACCACCTGCGCCTATGCGTTTGCCCGTATGCGCTTTACCGGTCGCGCCAGCCTGCTGAAAGGGATGCTGATTTTCCAGATGTTCCCGGCGGTGCTGTCGCTGGTGGCGCTCTATGCGCTGTTTGATCGTCTCGGCCAGTATCTGCCCTTTATCGGGCTGAATACCCACGGTGGGGTGATCTTCGCCTATCTGGGCGGCATTGCGCTGCATGTCTGGACGATTAAGGGCTATTTCGAAACCATCGATGGGTCACTGGAAGAGGCCGCCGCGCTGGATGGCGCAACGCCGTGGCAGGCGTTCCGGCTGGTGCTGCTGCCGCTGTCGGTGCCGATTCTGGCGGTGGTGTTTATTCTGGCGTTTATCGCCGCGGTAACTGAAGTGCCGGTCGCCTCGCTGCTGCTGCGCGACGTCAACAGCTATACCCTGGCGGTGGGGATGCAGCAGTACCTCAATCCGCAGAACTACCTGTGGGGAGATTTTGCCGCGGCGGCGGTGCTCTCCGCGATTCCTATCACCCTGGTTTTCCTGCTGGCACAGCGCTGGCTGGTCAGCGGACTAACCGCGGGCGGGGTGAAAGGCTAA
- the malK gene encoding maltose/maltodextrin ABC transporter ATP-binding protein MalK has translation MASVVLRNVTKAWGDTVVSKDIDLTIREGEFVVFVGPSGCGKSTLLRMIAGLETITSGELLIGDRRMNEVPPAERGIGMVFQSYALYPHLSVAENMSFGLKLAGVKKAEIHQRVNQVAEILQLAHLLDRRPKALSGGQRQRVAIGRTLVAEPRVFLLDEPLSNLDAALRVQMRIEISRLHKRLKRTMIYVTHDQIEAMTLADKIVVLDAGRIAQVGRPLELYHYPANRFVAGFIGSPKMNFLPVKVTATAIDQVQVRLPNQQLVWLPVDSAGVQIGSNMSLGIRPEHLLSSDIADVTVEGEVQVVEQLGHETQIHIEIPAIRQNLVYRQEDVVLVKEGAILGIGLPPERCHLFREDGSACRRLYQEPGV, from the coding sequence ATGGCGAGCGTTGTGCTACGCAATGTCACAAAAGCCTGGGGCGATACGGTGGTGTCGAAAGATATCGATCTCACTATTCGTGAAGGGGAATTTGTTGTTTTCGTTGGCCCGTCGGGCTGTGGCAAATCGACGCTGCTGCGCATGATTGCCGGACTGGAAACCATCACCAGCGGCGAACTTTTAATCGGCGACCGGCGCATGAATGAGGTGCCGCCAGCCGAACGTGGCATCGGCATGGTGTTTCAGTCTTATGCGCTCTATCCCCATCTGTCGGTGGCGGAGAATATGTCTTTCGGCCTGAAGCTGGCCGGGGTGAAAAAAGCGGAGATCCATCAGCGCGTCAATCAGGTCGCTGAGATTCTGCAACTGGCGCACCTGCTCGATCGCCGTCCCAAAGCCCTCTCTGGCGGCCAGCGTCAGCGCGTAGCGATTGGTCGCACGCTGGTGGCGGAGCCGCGCGTCTTTCTGCTCGATGAACCGCTGTCGAACCTCGACGCGGCACTGCGCGTTCAGATGCGCATTGAGATCTCCCGTCTGCATAAGCGCCTGAAGCGCACCATGATTTACGTCACCCACGATCAGATCGAAGCGATGACGCTGGCTGACAAGATTGTGGTGCTGGACGCCGGTCGCATTGCGCAGGTCGGCAGGCCGCTTGAGTTGTATCACTATCCCGCCAACCGCTTTGTCGCCGGGTTTATCGGCTCACCCAAAATGAATTTCCTGCCGGTCAAAGTGACCGCCACCGCCATCGATCAGGTGCAGGTGCGGCTGCCGAATCAGCAGCTGGTCTGGCTGCCGGTGGACAGCGCCGGGGTCCAGATTGGCAGCAATATGTCACTGGGCATTCGCCCGGAACATCTGCTCTCCAGCGATATCGCCGACGTTACCGTGGAAGGGGAAGTGCAGGTGGTGGAACAGCTGGGGCATGAAACACAGATTCACATCGAGATTCCCGCTATCCGTCAGAACCTGGTTTACCGCCAGGAGGACGTCGTGCTGGTAAAAGAGGGCGCCATCCTCGGTATTGGCCTGCCGCCCGAGCGTTGTCACCTGTTCCGCGAGGACGGGAGCGCGTGCCGCAGGCTGTATCAGGAGCCGGGTGTATAG
- the malE gene encoding maltose/maltodextrin ABC transporter substrate-binding protein MalE: MTMKTGARILALSALSAVLFSAGAMAKIEEGKLVIWINGDKGYNGLAEVGKKFEQETGIKVTVEHPDKMEEKYPQVAATGDGPDIIFWAHDRFGGYAQSGLLAEVTPDASFRDKIFPFAWDAVRFDGKLIGYPISVESLSLIYNKKLLQTPPKTWEEMAALDKQLRAKGKSAMMFNLQEPYFTWPLLAAGGAYAFKLTDGHYDVKDVGVDNAGAKAGMQFLVDQVKAKTLNADTDYSIAEAAFNKGETAMTINGPWAWGNLDKSGIDYGVTELPTLNGKPSKAFVGVLSAGINAASPNKELAKEFLENYLLTDSGLETVNKDKPLGAVALKSYQQTLEKDPRIAATMSNAKQGDIMPNIPQMAAFWYAMRTATLNALGGRQSVDAALKDAQARLKK, translated from the coding sequence ATGACGATGAAAACCGGAGCACGAATTCTGGCCCTTTCTGCCCTCTCTGCCGTGCTCTTTTCAGCAGGCGCGATGGCAAAAATCGAGGAAGGTAAACTGGTCATCTGGATCAACGGTGACAAGGGGTATAACGGCCTTGCCGAAGTGGGTAAGAAATTTGAGCAGGAGACCGGTATCAAAGTCACGGTCGAACATCCTGACAAAATGGAAGAAAAGTATCCGCAGGTCGCAGCGACCGGCGATGGCCCGGACATTATCTTCTGGGCGCATGACCGTTTTGGCGGCTACGCGCAGTCGGGCCTGCTGGCTGAGGTGACACCGGATGCCAGCTTCCGCGACAAGATTTTCCCGTTCGCCTGGGACGCGGTGCGCTTTGACGGCAAGCTGATCGGCTATCCGATTTCCGTTGAGTCGCTGTCACTCATCTACAACAAAAAGCTGCTGCAGACTCCGCCAAAAACCTGGGAAGAGATGGCCGCGCTCGACAAGCAACTGCGGGCCAAAGGCAAAAGCGCCATGATGTTTAACCTGCAGGAGCCCTACTTCACCTGGCCACTGCTGGCGGCGGGCGGAGCTTACGCCTTTAAGCTGACCGACGGACACTATGACGTGAAGGATGTCGGCGTCGATAACGCCGGGGCGAAAGCGGGCATGCAGTTCCTGGTCGATCAGGTTAAAGCCAAAACGCTGAATGCGGACACCGATTACTCCATTGCCGAAGCCGCCTTTAACAAGGGCGAAACTGCCATGACCATTAATGGTCCGTGGGCGTGGGGCAACCTGGATAAGAGCGGCATCGACTATGGCGTCACAGAACTGCCTACCCTGAACGGTAAACCGTCTAAAGCCTTTGTGGGCGTACTGAGCGCTGGGATCAACGCCGCCAGTCCGAATAAAGAGCTGGCGAAAGAGTTCCTGGAGAACTATCTGCTGACCGATTCCGGGCTGGAAACGGTCAACAAAGACAAGCCGCTGGGTGCCGTGGCGCTGAAATCTTACCAGCAGACGCTGGAGAAAGATCCGCGTATCGCCGCCACCATGAGCAACGCGAAACAGGGCGACATCATGCCAAACATCCCGCAGATGGCGGCCTTCTGGTACGCGATGCGCACCGCGACCCTGAACGCGCTGGGCGGACGTCAGAGCGTTGACGCCGCATTGAAAGATGCCCAGGCCCGTCTGAAGAAGTAA
- a CDS encoding methionine ABC transporter permease: MRSMSSDRFQELLLNATGETLYMVLLAALFTVAIGLPVGVLLFLTRPQGILSNRAISLLLNVLVNTGRALPFVVLLIALIPFTRLLVGTTLGSTAAIVPITLGAFPFFARIVENALDEVDRGRIEAVVSMGGTLWHIVSRVLLPEALPALVAGITLTIVMLIGFSAMAGVVGGGGLGDLAIRYGYQRFDNQIMAATIVVLLALVMLIQKLGDRLVRSLAYRR, encoded by the coding sequence ATGCGTAGCATGAGTAGCGATCGGTTTCAGGAACTGCTGTTAAATGCCACAGGCGAAACGTTATATATGGTGCTGCTGGCGGCACTTTTTACGGTTGCGATAGGTTTACCAGTGGGCGTGCTGCTGTTCCTGACCCGTCCCCAGGGCATTCTGTCTAACCGCGCGATTTCACTGCTGCTCAATGTGCTGGTCAACACCGGGCGTGCGCTGCCGTTTGTGGTGCTGCTGATCGCACTGATCCCTTTTACCCGCCTGCTGGTCGGCACCACGCTCGGCAGTACCGCCGCGATTGTCCCGATTACGCTGGGCGCCTTTCCCTTCTTTGCCCGCATCGTGGAGAACGCGCTGGATGAGGTCGATCGCGGCCGCATTGAGGCAGTGGTCTCGATGGGCGGCACCCTTTGGCATATCGTCAGCCGCGTATTGCTGCCGGAAGCGCTGCCCGCGCTGGTGGCCGGAATTACCCTGACGATTGTGATGCTGATTGGCTTCTCGGCGATGGCGGGTGTGGTCGGCGGTGGCGGACTGGGCGATCTGGCGATTCGCTACGGCTATCAGCGCTTCGATAACCAGATCATGGCGGCCACGATTGTGGTGCTGCTGGCGCTGGTGATGCTGATTCAGAAACTCGGTGACCGCCTGGTGCGTTCGCTGGCTTATCGACGTTAA